A stretch of DNA from Halioglobus japonicus:
ATAGGGCACCAGTTTGCCAATCATGAGCTCCAGCGGTCGTACCGGTGTGGTAATCAGCAGTTCCATATTCCCCCGCTCGGTTTCCCGTACCAGGGCTGCGGAGGTGAACAGAATCATGGTCATGGTCAGGATGATGGCGGTCAGTCCGGGCACAACATTCACTTCGGAGCGCCTTTCCGGGTTAAAGAACAAGGCAACCTCAAAGCTCGGTTTCCCAGCTGTATAGGCACCTGGGGGAGTCCCCGCCTGGAGCTGTAGAGGCATGTTGCGCAGCGCCAGCATGGCCGAGCCCACCACGGTGTCAGAGCCGTCAACCATCCATTGCCCGGCGGTCTGCCCGGCGGCCAGGCGCTGGGTGAGATCAACCGGCAAGACCAGGGCAGCGCGAATGGTGCCTGCGACAATGGCGGCCTCGGCCTCTGCCGGCGTATCGTAACTGGTGACCACGTCCACCACCTGGGTGACCCGCACCTGTTCAGCAATGGCGCGGGCGACGGCGGAGTGGCTGAGGTCGACGACGGCAATGGGAATATCGCGCACCACTGTGTTGATGGCGTAGCCGAACAGCAGCAGCTGGATCAGGGGGATCATCACCACCATGCCGAAGGTGATCCGGTCCCGCGACAGTT
This window harbors:
- a CDS encoding ABC transporter permease, translated to MSWSRRIGAVAGKEFRQLSRDRITFGMVVMIPLIQLLLFGYAINTVVRDIPIAVVDLSHSAVARAIAEQVRVTQVVDVVTSYDTPAEAEAAIVAGTIRAALVLPVDLTQRLAAGQTAGQWMVDGSDTVVGSAMLALRNMPLQLQAGTPPGAYTAGKPSFEVALFFNPERRSEVNVVPGLTAIILTMTMILFTSAALVRETERGNMELLITTPVRPLELMIGKLVPYVFVGLIQIAIILGLGQVVFNVVFQGELLDLAIITVAFIAACLTLGLLISTIATTQMQAMQMTVFILLPSILLSGFMFPYEAMPEVAQWIAEVLPATHFMRLIRGVYLRGAEFHQLLPDILWLLGFTVVVLAIATKRFNKTLD